In the genome of Mixta calida, the window CGCAGCTGCTGCATGAGTACGCCATCGCGCAGCAGGTGATCGCGCCCGACGCGCCCTTTATCAACTTCAACTGCGCTCAGTACGCCAGCAATCCCGAACTGCTGGCCGCCAACCTGTTCGGCTATGTGAAGGGCGCCTTTACCGGCGCGGTCAGCGATCGGGCGGGCGCGTTCGAGGCGGCGCAGGGCGGCATTCTGTTTCTCGATGAGGTGCACCGTCTCAACGCCGAGGGGCAGGAGAAGCTGTTTACCTGGCTCGACCGCAAGGAGATCTTCCGGGTGGGCGAAACGGCGCAGGGGCAGCAGGTGCAGGCACGGCTGATTTTCGCCACTACCGAGGAGGTGCACAGCACCTTTCTTACTACCTTTATCCGTCGTATTCCCATTCAGGTGACGCTGCCCGATTTGGAAAGCCGCAGCCAACAGGAGAAGCAGGCGCTGATGCGGCAGTTTTTCTGGCGCGAGGCGCAGCGGGTGGGCGGCAACCTGCGGCTCAGCCCGCGGCTGACGGCGGCGCTGGAAAGTCATATCTGGCGCGGCAACGTCGGCGAGATGAAGAACGCGGTGAAATACAGCGTCGCCTCCGCCTGGGCGCGGCAGCGCGGACAGACCACTATCGAGGTGACGCTGCACGATCTGCCGGAGACGGTGATGGCGCAGCTGCCCGCGCTCGGCGACCCGCAGGTGCCGGACGAGCCGCTGCTGATCGATCGCGCCGCCTCGCCCGACTGGCTGCTGCGGCAGCAGAACGGCGCGCGCCTGCTAATTCAGGAGACGCAGCTTAGCGTGCTGGCGCTGTTCGCACGCTGGCGCGGCGGGCTGATGGCGTGGGAAGAGATGGAAAAGCGCATGGGCGGCGAGATTGAGATGCTGTTCGACCGGCTGATTTTCGATAACCGCGATCGGGAAGCGTCGTCGATGCTGCTGCTGACCAGCAGCCAGGTGCGCGAGGAATTCTACCGGCTGGAGAAGCGCTTCGGTCTGCAATTTAACGGCAACTGCATCTACGCCCTGAGCCACTATCTGTTACAGCGCGCCAGCGAAACGCCAGCACGCCTGAATACGGAACTGATGCGCCAGCTCTCGCACGCGCTGGAACAGCGCTATCCGCTGCTCTGCCGCTTCTGCCATGAAGTGCTGTCGGCGGTGACTCATAAGCTCGATTTGCAGCCGCAGCGCATCGACGCGCTGCTGCTGATCCTCTGGCTGCAAAAAAGCGGCGCGCTGAGCCAGACGCAGATGACGCGCGCGGTGATCCTCGCACACGGCTACGCGACCGCCAGCAGCATCGCCAACGTGGCGAATCGTCTGTTGAAAAGCAACCTGTTCGAATCGTTCGATATGCCGCTGGACGTGACGCCGGAAGCGATCGCCAGCGAGGTGATGAACTATATCGAGCGCAACGCGCTGGCGTCCGGGCTGGTGATTCTGGTGGATATGGGATCGCTGAACCTGATCCACCAGCATTTCCAGCGCCGCATCACCACGCCGGTGGCGATTATCAGCAACGTCTCGACGCGCATGGCGCTTTACGTGGGCGAACGCATCCTGCGCGGCGACTACCCGGAGGCGATCGTCAGCGAGGTGGCCGCCGACCTGCCGATCGAGCACCAGCTGATCTGGCCGCAGCAGAACAAGCCGCGCGCCATTATCACCGCCTGCGCCACCGGACTCGGCGCGGCCAGCAACCTGAGCGCGCTGTTGAAGGCGAGCATCCCGGAGGCGCTGGCGATTGAGATGGTGGCCTGCGACGACGACAGCCTGACGGATGAGGCGAAGCGCGCTTCGCTGCTGGCGCGTTATGAGGTGCTGGCGGTGGTCGGCACGCTCGATCCCGGTCTGCCGGTGCCGTGGATTTCGCTGGAGTCGCTGATTTCCGGCCAGGGCAGCGCGGCGCTGAACACCCTGCTCGGCGGCCTCGCCAGCGCCTCGCAGATTGAGGAGATCAATAACCAGATCGTGAAAAACTTCTCGCTGCGGCGGGTGATCGAGTCGGTGACCATTCTGGATACCGGTAAGGTGATTAATCAGGTCGAACAGTTTTTGCTGCGCTATCAGCATCTTGTCGGACTACAGCTCGCCAACGATCGCAAGGTGGCGCTCTATATTCATATCAGCTGCCTGATTGAGCGGCTCATCCGTCAGGCGGCGATTCAGCGTTACAGCGGAACGCAGCGTCCGTCGCGGCAGCTCAATCCGCTGCGCGAGGCGCTTAGTGTCATTGAGGCCAGCTACAGTGTCAAAATCCCCGACGCCGAGCTGCATTACATCCACGATATTTTGCATCGCCAGACCGAATTTATCCCGTCAGATCAAGAGTTTTAATCCCTTCTGCCGCTTCGTTTCCGGCGCGCCACTATTTCTGGCACGCCGGTTGCTCTTATCTCTGCGTGGAAACGCTTGATGAGGTCAGGATGAAACGTCACTACATTTTTGCCAGCCACGGCACCTTCGCCGCCGGCATCCGTCATTCCGTCGAGTTAATACTGGGCGCCCAGCCGCACCTGCACACGCTGTGCGCCTATGTGGATGAAAACGAAGATTTAACCCGCCAGGTGGATAGCCTGATGGACGCCTTTACGCCGCAGGACGAGCTGATTGTCATTACCGACATCTTCGCCGGCAGCGTGAACAACGAATTTATTCGCTATCTCCATCGACCCGATTTTCATCTGCTGGCGGGCTTAAACCTGCCGCTGGTGATTGAGATGTTGATCGCGCCGCCGGACGAGCCTGCGCTTCAGCTTATCCACGAGGCGCTGGCCAACGCCAGAGAAGGCATGCAGTACTGCAACCAGACCATCAGCGGCGCCCGCTGCGCCGACAAAGATTTCTGAGCGAGGAGGATAACAATGATAAAGCTCTTACGTGTCGATCACCGACTGCTGCACGGCCAGGTGGCCTTTTCCTGGACGCAATATATTGGCGCCGACTGCATTCTGATCGCCAACGACAGCGTGCCGAACGACGACCTGCGCAAAACCACCATCAAGCTGGCGAAGCCGCCAGCGGTGAAGCTGGTGATCAAAAGCATCGACGACGCCATCGAGGCGATCAAAAGCGGCGTCACCGATAAGTACAAGCTGTTTATCGTCGTCGAGTCGGTGGCGGACGCCTGGCGACTGGCGTCGGCGGTGCCGCAGATCGTCAGCATCAACCTCGGCGGCATCAAGGCGCGCGAGGGCAGCCGCAATATCTCGAAAGCGATTAACGTCCTGCCGGAAGAGATTGCGCTGTTGCAGGAGCTGACGCAGGCGGGGACGGAAATTGAAATCCGTCAGGTACCCGGCGATCGCAAACAGCTGTTTACCGAGGCGCTGTAGCGCGGGGAGTCACCATGACAGAGGCACTTCTGCTGGGGCTGGTGGCGTTTATCGCTCAGTCCGAATATGCGCTCGGCACTTCGCTGCTCTCGCGGCCCATCGTCACCGGCCTGCTGACCGGGCTGGTGCTGGGCGACGTGCAAACCGGGGTGATAATGGGCGCGACGCTGGAGCTGGCGTTTATCGGCTCGTTTTCGGTCGGCGCGTCGATTCCGCCCGATGTGGTGACCGGCGGCATTCTCGGCGTCGCCTTCGCCATCACCTCCGGCGCAGGCACCGAGACGGCGCTGCTGCTCGGCCTGCCGATCGCCACCCTGACGCTGGTGTTGAAAAACGTCTATCTGGGGCTGTTTATTCCCACGCTCAGCCACAAGGCGGACGTCTATGCGGAGCGGGGCGATACCGGCGGCATCGAACGCATGCATCTGCTGGCGGGGTTCGGCCTGTCGCTGATGCTGGCGACCATCGTCACCGTTTCATTCCTTGTCGGCAGCGGCGCGGTGAAAAGCCTGCTCGACGCCATCCCCGAATTTATTAAACACGGGCTGAGCGTGGCGACCGGCATCATTCCGGCGCTCGGCTTTGCGATGCTGGCGCGGCTGCTGATCAATAAAAAGGTAGCGCCCTGGTTTTTCCTCGGCTTCGCGCTGATGGCCTACCTGAAAATTCCGGTTACCGGCATCGCCATTCTGGGCGCTATCGCCGCGGTGGTGATGGTCAACGTGACGCATCAGCCTGTGCAACGCGCCTCGACGGCGCAGGGAGTTGAGAATGACGAAGATGATTTCTGACAACGAAAACCCGACGGAGCCGACCATCACCCCGCGCGATCTGCGCCGCGTGTTCTGGCGCTCTTTCCAGATGGAGTTCTCCTGGAACTATGAGCGGCAGATGAACCTGGCGTTTGTCTACGCGCTGATGCCGGTGCTGAAAAAGCTCTATACGCGCCATGAAGATCTGGTCAGCGCGCTGAAGCGCCACCTGGTGTTCTTCAACACCACGCCGCATATCGTGACGCTGATCCTCGGCATCACCGCGGCGATGGAGGAGAAAAACCGCAGCGGCGGCGGCATGGACAGCGCCTCGATCGATAACGTGAAGGCGTCGCTGATGGGACCGCTGGCAGGGCTGGGCGACTCCTTCTTCTGGGGCACGCTGCGGCTGATCGCTACCGGCATCGGCACCAGCCTGGCGCTGAAGGGCAATATTCTTGGGCCGATCCTGTTTGTGCTGATTTTCAATATTCCGCACATCCTGGTGCGCTGGCTCTTTACCCGCTGGGGGTACGTGCTGGGCACCGGCGTGCTACAGCGCATCCAGCAGAGCGGCATGATGGAGAGCGTCACTTACGGCGCGTCGATCATCGGCCTGATGGTGGTCGGCGCGATGACCGCCTCGATGATCGATATCACCATTCCCATTACCTTCGGCACGGGCGAGGCGAAAACCGAGGTGCAGTCGATCATCAACGACATTATGCCCTGTCTGTTGCCGCTGCTGAGCTTCGGCATCGTTTACTGGCTGCTGGGGAAAAAGGTGCAGCCGCTGGCGATTATTGGCGGGATGGCGGTGGTCGGCATCCTGGGGTCCTGGATTGGTCTGCTCTGAGGAGAAAAGCATGTCGGTCACCATGATGCACTGTATCGAAAGCGAGCCGGAAATTCTGGCGCGCATACTGAACGAATATGAAACGACGCTGGCGCCGGTGCGGCAGCGGCTGGCGCAGGGGCCGGTGCGACGCCTGCTGATCCTCGCTACCGGTTCGTCGATGAACGCCGCCCAGTGCGCCGCGTTCGCCTTCAGCCAGTGGGCCGGGGTGCAGGTGGAGATTAAAGAGCCGTACCCCTTTACCCACTACGAGCGGCTGGACGAGCAGGCTGACTGGATCGTCGCCCTGTCGCAGAGCGGAAAAAGCCACTCCACGCTACAGGCGCAGCGCAAGGCGCAGGCGGCGGGACGACAGGTCTGGAGCCTGACATCCGATCCGCACAGCCCGCTGGCGCGCGAGGCGGATGCGCTGCTGGACATCAACTGCGGCATTGAGCCGGTGGGATTCGTTACCGTCGGCTTCAGCGCCACGGTGCTGAACCTGCTGCTGATGGCGATGATGATCGGCGAAGCGCAGGGCGAACTTGGCGCCGCGCGGCGGGAGAGTCTGCTTCAGTCGCTGCGCGCGCTGACGCGCTATCTGCCGGAGACGATGCGCCGCACCGACGCATTTATCGATCGCCATCAGACGCTGCTGGCGCAGGCGACGCGCTATGTCGCCATCGGCTACGGCGCGCTGGCTGGCGTGGCGCAGGAGTTTGAGACCAAGTTCACTGAAACCGTGCGTTGCCCCTCCAGCGGCTTTGAGCTGGAAGCCTATATGCACGGCCCCTATCTGGAGGCGAACGCCAGCCATCTGCTGCTGTTTATTGAAGATGCGCCCAACTCACGCAGCGCGGCGCTGCGCAACTATATGCGTCCGCACGTTCGGGCCGCGCTGACCCTTAGCGCGCAGGGCGACGGCGATGAAACCACGCTGGCGCTCGATTTCCCTCTCGATCCCTTGCTCGCGCCGCTGCTGCTGATTGTGCCGGTGCAGATCATGGCGTACCGCGTCGCCACGCTGAAGGGCATCGATTTAGGCGTGCGGATTTTTGACGATTTCGACAAGGTGCTGCAAAGCAAAATCTAATCATTCCTCAGGAGAAATAATATGTTGGGTTTTAATCAGGACGAGTACCTGACCAGTACTCGTGAGATCATCGCTGCGCGCGAAATCGCCGAACAGGTGGCGGAAACCATTCACCAGACGGGCTTCAGCAACCTCTTTTTCGCTTCGGTCGGCGGCTCGCTGGCGCCGATGATGGCCATCAATGAGTTCGCCAAAGAGTGCACCGCGCTGCCGGTCTACGTGGAGCAGGCGGCGGAGCTGATCGCGAAAGGCAATAAAAAGCTGAGCAAGGATTCGGTGGTGATTACCCTGTCGAAATCGGGCGACACCAAAGAGTCAGTGGCGATAGCCGAATGGTGCAAGGCGCAGGGCATTCGCGTTGTCGCCATTACCAAAAACGCCGATTCGCCGCTGGCCGCCGCCGCCAGCTGGCATATTCCGATGCGCCATAAAAACGGCGTCGAGTTTGAATATATGCTGCTCTACTGGCTGTTCTTCCGCCTGGTGGCGCTGAACGGCGAATTTGCCGACTACGACCGCTTCGCCAGCCAGCTGGAACAGCTGCCGGAAAACCTGTTGCAGGCCAAGCGCGACTTTAACGATCGCGCCGACGCCATTGCCCGCCAGTATCACGCCAGCGACTATATGATGTGGATCGGCGGCGCGGAGATGTGGGGCGAAGTCTACCTCTTTTCGATGTGCATTCTGGAGGAGATGCAGTGGAAGCGCACCAAATCGGTCAGCTCGGCGGAGTTTTTCCACGGCACGCTGGAGCTGCTGGAAAAAGAGGTGCCGCTGTTCCTGGTGAAAGGCGAAGGCAAATGCCGCACGCTGGACGATCGCGTCGAGGCGTTCGCCCGTAAAATCAGCGACCACGTCGTCGTGATCGATCCGCGCGACTACCGTCTGAGCGGCATTGACGAAGCGTACCGCTGGATTATGGCGCCCTGCGTCGCCTCCACGCTGCTGGTGGATCGACTGGCGGCGCACTTTGAAAAATATACCGGCCACGACCTGAATATCCGCCGCTACTACCGCCAGTTTGATTATTAATGCCGCCCGCCCTTTCCGCAGCCGGAGAGGGCGGCTTCCGGCTTAACTTCGCTTCTCTAAAGTTGCATAATTAATGCAACTTAACTTGGCGCGAGGTCATCATGTCTGACAGTAATAAAGCGGGGCATACTTTTCTGGCGAGCCTGGGCAAAACCCGGCTGCGCCCCGGCGGCGCGGACGCGACCGAATGGCTGTTTGCGCAGGCCGGATTTACCGCCGAAAGCCAGGTGCTGGAGATCGCCTGCAATATGGGCACTACCTCTATCGAGCTGGTTTCCCGCTTCGGCTGCCGGGTTCACGCCGTGGATATGGACAAGCAGGCGCTGCGCAAGGCGCAGGAAAACGTTGACGCCGCCGGTCTCGCCGACCGCATCCAGCTGAGCGAAGCTAACGCTCACCATCTTCCTTTCCCGGATAACAGCTTTGACGTGGTGATTAACGAAGCGATGCTCACTATGTATGCCGATAAGGCCAAACAGCGACTGGTGCGCGAATATTATCGCGTACTGAAACCCGGCGGCTGTTTGCTGACGCACGATATTATGCTGACGCGCGGCGAGCTGGAAGCGCAGGCGGATACGCAGCTGCAACAGGTGGTGAAATCGAACGTCAGCCCAATGACGCAGCCCGAATGGCAGGCGCTGTTTTATCAAAATGGCTTTAGCCAGGTAGCGACGCATCACGGCCCGATGACGCTGATGTCGCCGCGCGGCATGTTAAAAGATGAAGGCGTGCTGAGAACGCTGAAAATTATTTTTAACGGGCTGAAAAACCGTGAAAACAGACGGCGCTTTGTTGGGATGTTCCGCTATTTCCGCTCTCAGCGGCGACAAATGAA includes:
- a CDS encoding sigma 54-interacting transcriptional regulator, whose translation is MRKDKLLNFLLNQTDFFDPQHLSEVFTASWLAQRFAMQRNTASHYLNQLVAEGQLIKINTRPVCFLHKGSFEQQFFPLSRSEYSSVDELLAEEGDRAPAADHFALLIGHDGSLKKPIEQLKTALFYPDGGLPLLITGDSGTGKSYMAQLLHEYAIAQQVIAPDAPFINFNCAQYASNPELLAANLFGYVKGAFTGAVSDRAGAFEAAQGGILFLDEVHRLNAEGQEKLFTWLDRKEIFRVGETAQGQQVQARLIFATTEEVHSTFLTTFIRRIPIQVTLPDLESRSQQEKQALMRQFFWREAQRVGGNLRLSPRLTAALESHIWRGNVGEMKNAVKYSVASAWARQRGQTTIEVTLHDLPETVMAQLPALGDPQVPDEPLLIDRAASPDWLLRQQNGARLLIQETQLSVLALFARWRGGLMAWEEMEKRMGGEIEMLFDRLIFDNRDREASSMLLLTSSQVREEFYRLEKRFGLQFNGNCIYALSHYLLQRASETPARLNTELMRQLSHALEQRYPLLCRFCHEVLSAVTHKLDLQPQRIDALLLILWLQKSGALSQTQMTRAVILAHGYATASSIANVANRLLKSNLFESFDMPLDVTPEAIASEVMNYIERNALASGLVILVDMGSLNLIHQHFQRRITTPVAIISNVSTRMALYVGERILRGDYPEAIVSEVAADLPIEHQLIWPQQNKPRAIITACATGLGAASNLSALLKASIPEALAIEMVACDDDSLTDEAKRASLLARYEVLAVVGTLDPGLPVPWISLESLISGQGSAALNTLLGGLASASQIEEINNQIVKNFSLRRVIESVTILDTGKVINQVEQFLLRYQHLVGLQLANDRKVALYIHISCLIERLIRQAAIQRYSGTQRPSRQLNPLREALSVIEASYSVKIPDAELHYIHDILHRQTEFIPSDQEF
- a CDS encoding PTS sugar transporter subunit IIA; translated protein: MKRHYIFASHGTFAAGIRHSVELILGAQPHLHTLCAYVDENEDLTRQVDSLMDAFTPQDELIVITDIFAGSVNNEFIRYLHRPDFHLLAGLNLPLVIEMLIAPPDEPALQLIHEALANAREGMQYCNQTISGARCADKDF
- a CDS encoding PTS sugar transporter subunit IIB → MIKLLRVDHRLLHGQVAFSWTQYIGADCILIANDSVPNDDLRKTTIKLAKPPAVKLVIKSIDDAIEAIKSGVTDKYKLFIVVESVADAWRLASAVPQIVSINLGGIKAREGSRNISKAINVLPEEIALLQELTQAGTEIEIRQVPGDRKQLFTEAL
- a CDS encoding PTS mannose/fructose/sorbose/N-acetylgalactosamine transporter subunit IIC → MTEALLLGLVAFIAQSEYALGTSLLSRPIVTGLLTGLVLGDVQTGVIMGATLELAFIGSFSVGASIPPDVVTGGILGVAFAITSGAGTETALLLGLPIATLTLVLKNVYLGLFIPTLSHKADVYAERGDTGGIERMHLLAGFGLSLMLATIVTVSFLVGSGAVKSLLDAIPEFIKHGLSVATGIIPALGFAMLARLLINKKVAPWFFLGFALMAYLKIPVTGIAILGAIAAVVMVNVTHQPVQRASTAQGVENDEDDF
- a CDS encoding PTS system mannose/fructose/sorbose family transporter subunit IID; this translates as MTKMISDNENPTEPTITPRDLRRVFWRSFQMEFSWNYERQMNLAFVYALMPVLKKLYTRHEDLVSALKRHLVFFNTTPHIVTLILGITAAMEEKNRSGGGMDSASIDNVKASLMGPLAGLGDSFFWGTLRLIATGIGTSLALKGNILGPILFVLIFNIPHILVRWLFTRWGYVLGTGVLQRIQQSGMMESVTYGASIIGLMVVGAMTASMIDITIPITFGTGEAKTEVQSIINDIMPCLLPLLSFGIVYWLLGKKVQPLAIIGGMAVVGILGSWIGLL
- a CDS encoding SIS domain-containing protein, coding for MSVTMMHCIESEPEILARILNEYETTLAPVRQRLAQGPVRRLLILATGSSMNAAQCAAFAFSQWAGVQVEIKEPYPFTHYERLDEQADWIVALSQSGKSHSTLQAQRKAQAAGRQVWSLTSDPHSPLAREADALLDINCGIEPVGFVTVGFSATVLNLLLMAMMIGEAQGELGAARRESLLQSLRALTRYLPETMRRTDAFIDRHQTLLAQATRYVAIGYGALAGVAQEFETKFTETVRCPSSGFELEAYMHGPYLEANASHLLLFIEDAPNSRSAALRNYMRPHVRAALTLSAQGDGDETTLALDFPLDPLLAPLLLIVPVQIMAYRVATLKGIDLGVRIFDDFDKVLQSKI
- a CDS encoding SIS domain-containing protein — translated: MLGFNQDEYLTSTREIIAAREIAEQVAETIHQTGFSNLFFASVGGSLAPMMAINEFAKECTALPVYVEQAAELIAKGNKKLSKDSVVITLSKSGDTKESVAIAEWCKAQGIRVVAITKNADSPLAAAASWHIPMRHKNGVEFEYMLLYWLFFRLVALNGEFADYDRFASQLEQLPENLLQAKRDFNDRADAIARQYHASDYMMWIGGAEMWGEVYLFSMCILEEMQWKRTKSVSSAEFFHGTLELLEKEVPLFLVKGEGKCRTLDDRVEAFARKISDHVVVIDPRDYRLSGIDEAYRWIMAPCVASTLLVDRLAAHFEKYTGHDLNIRRYYRQFDY
- a CDS encoding class I SAM-dependent methyltransferase, whose translation is MSDSNKAGHTFLASLGKTRLRPGGADATEWLFAQAGFTAESQVLEIACNMGTTSIELVSRFGCRVHAVDMDKQALRKAQENVDAAGLADRIQLSEANAHHLPFPDNSFDVVINEAMLTMYADKAKQRLVREYYRVLKPGGCLLTHDIMLTRGELEAQADTQLQQVVKSNVSPMTQPEWQALFYQNGFSQVATHHGPMTLMSPRGMLKDEGVLRTLKIIFNGLKNRENRRRFVGMFRYFRSQRRQMNYIVCCSRKS